A region of Mobula birostris isolate sMobBir1 chromosome X, sMobBir1.hap1, whole genome shotgun sequence DNA encodes the following proteins:
- the LOC140191373 gene encoding cysteine/serine-rich nuclear protein 2-like isoform X1, with protein MAMSRSLKRRFEELDGTSFCSSAKESDDDICNSDSADSCDSLNSPSSRELCPPSILKKQKLMRAKSVRFDQVTVYYFTRRQGFTSVPSQGGSSLGMARHHSCIRRYTLCEFAEEQEHLHRQMLRDHLKEEKLNVRKMKLTKNGTVESEEANVLTIDDVSDDDIDVDSIEVDDYFFLQPLPTKRRRALLRASGVNRIDTEEKHELRAIRSSREECGCDCRFYCDPEVCPCSKAGIKCQVDRMSFPCGCSKDGCANTAGRIEFNPIRVRTHYLHTIMKLELENKQQDLQQQQLSLTVSHSPSDSHMETQDYQEFAAENYDLENETAVMHLQSAEEMDRKKEEEADLTSSSVTMDTTVESLEVCILGDAVASASETCQGLATPVVIQAEVTPVSPVLCFSDSAVQDNSKPEEQTYLRNSTVLYYQIDPSCAVDVNCSDREAEYVQAPVESRYPKEATVENLVAAASSSLASCVPVTEHFSLNTGTSNCHNIQYPSIEDCTVLINGSSNVHTENTKQQPQLHSNFQDGHLRASEGELCASEPTVQGMFCQSVGLKTPGETPALNPVIL; from the exons ATGGCAATGAGCAGGAGCCTGAAGCGCCGATTTGAAGAGCTGGATGgtacatccttctgttcttcagccAAGGAATCGGATGATGATATCTGTAACAGCGACAGTGCAGACAGCTGTGACAGCCTCAACTCTCCCAGCTCTCGAGAATTGTGCC CACCCTCAATTCTGAAGAAGCAGAAGCTGATGAGGGCCAAGAGTGTTCGTTTCGACCAAGTCACGGTTTACTACTTCACCCGCCGCCAGGGCTTCACCAGTGTGCCCAGCCAGGGTGGCAGTTCCCTGGGTATGGCCAGACACCACAGTTGTATCCGCAGGTACACACTGTGTGAATTTGCTGAGGAGCAGGAACATCTTCACCGACAAATGCTCCGTGACCACTTGAAAGAGGAGAAGCTTAATGTACGCAAAATGAAG CTGACCAAGAATGGTACGGTTGAGTCGGAGGAGGCCAATGTGCTCACCATTGATGACGTTTCCGATGATGACATTGATGTGGACAGTATTGAGGTAGATGACTATTTCTTTTTACAACCACTACCCACAAAAAGGCGAAGAGCTTTGTTACGTGCATCGGGCGTCAACAGGATTGACACGGAGGAAAAGCACGAGCTACGGGCCATTCGCTCATCCAGGGAGGAATGCGGGTGTGACTGTAGGTTTTACTGTGATCCCGAGGTGTGTCCCTGTAGCAAAGCAGGAATCAAATGCCAG GTGGACAGGATGTCTTTTCCCTGTGGCTGCTCCAAAGATGGCTGCGCCAACACAGCTGGCCGGATAGAGTTTAACCCCATCCGCGTCCGGACTCATTACTTGCACACCATCATGAAGCTGGAACTGGAGAACAAGCAGCAGGACTTGCAACAGCAGCAGCTGTCACTGACCGTCTCCCATTCCCCCAGTGACAGCCACATGGAAACGCAGGACTATCAGGAATTTGCTGCTGAAAATTACGACTTGGAGAATGAGACTGCTGTGATGCACTTACAGTCTGCTGAGGAGATGGACAGGAAAAAGGAAGAAGAGGCTGACTTAACCAGTTCTAGTGTAACCATGGATACCACTGTAGAAAGCCTAGAAGTATGTATATTAGGAGATGCAGTAGCTAGTGCCAGTGAAACATGCCAAGGCCTAGCAACACCAGTTGTGATCCAAGCAGAAGTGACTCCTGTTTCTCCTGTGTTGTGCTTTTCtgacagtgctgttcaggataACTCAAAGCCTGAGGAACAGACATATTTAAGAAACTCCACAGTGTTGTATTATCAAATAGACCCAAGCTGTGCTGTAGATGTGAACTGCAGCGATAGAGAGGCTGAATATGTGCAAGCACCTGTAGAATCAAGGTACCCAAAGGAAGCCACTGTAGAAAATTTGGTTGCTGCTGCCAGTAGCTCCTTGGCATCTTGTGTGCCTGTCACAGAGCACTTTTCTCTAAACACAGGGACCTCCAATTGCCATAACATCCAATATCCCTCAATAGAAGACTGCACTGTGTTAATAAATGGCAGTAGCAATGTTCACACAGAAAATACTAAGCAGCAGCCCCAATTACATTCAAACTTTCAAGATGGCCATCTCAGGGCTTCTGAGGGGGAGCTTTGTGCATCTGAGCCAACTGTGCAAGGCATGTTTTGCCAGTCTGTAGGTCTGAAAACCCCAGGGGAAACCCCAGCACTGAACCCAGTAATTCTGTAA
- the LOC140191373 gene encoding cysteine/serine-rich nuclear protein 3-like isoform X3, whose amino-acid sequence MAMSRSLKRRFEELDGTSFCSSAKESDDDICNSDSADSCDSLNSPSSRELCPPSILKKQKLMRAKSVRFDQVTVYYFTRRQGFTSVPSQGGSSLGMARHHSCIRRYTLCEFAEEQEHLHRQMLRDHLKEEKLNVRKMKLTKNGTVESEEANVLTIDDVSDDDIDVDSIEVDRMSFPCGCSKDGCANTAGRIEFNPIRVRTHYLHTIMKLELENKQQDLQQQQLSLTVSHSPSDSHMETQDYQEFAAENYDLENETAVMHLQSAEEMDRKKEEEADLTSSSVTMDTTVESLEVCILGDAVASASETCQGLATPVVIQAEVTPVSPVLCFSDSAVQDNSKPEEQTYLRNSTVLYYQIDPSCAVDVNCSDREAEYVQAPVESRYPKEATVENLVAAASSSLASCVPVTEHFSLNTGTSNCHNIQYPSIEDCTVLINGSSNVHTENTKQQPQLHSNFQDGHLRASEGELCASEPTVQGMFCQSVGLKTPGETPALNPVIL is encoded by the exons ATGGCAATGAGCAGGAGCCTGAAGCGCCGATTTGAAGAGCTGGATGgtacatccttctgttcttcagccAAGGAATCGGATGATGATATCTGTAACAGCGACAGTGCAGACAGCTGTGACAGCCTCAACTCTCCCAGCTCTCGAGAATTGTGCC CACCCTCAATTCTGAAGAAGCAGAAGCTGATGAGGGCCAAGAGTGTTCGTTTCGACCAAGTCACGGTTTACTACTTCACCCGCCGCCAGGGCTTCACCAGTGTGCCCAGCCAGGGTGGCAGTTCCCTGGGTATGGCCAGACACCACAGTTGTATCCGCAGGTACACACTGTGTGAATTTGCTGAGGAGCAGGAACATCTTCACCGACAAATGCTCCGTGACCACTTGAAAGAGGAGAAGCTTAATGTACGCAAAATGAAG CTGACCAAGAATGGTACGGTTGAGTCGGAGGAGGCCAATGTGCTCACCATTGATGACGTTTCCGATGATGACATTGATGTGGACAGTATTGAG GTGGACAGGATGTCTTTTCCCTGTGGCTGCTCCAAAGATGGCTGCGCCAACACAGCTGGCCGGATAGAGTTTAACCCCATCCGCGTCCGGACTCATTACTTGCACACCATCATGAAGCTGGAACTGGAGAACAAGCAGCAGGACTTGCAACAGCAGCAGCTGTCACTGACCGTCTCCCATTCCCCCAGTGACAGCCACATGGAAACGCAGGACTATCAGGAATTTGCTGCTGAAAATTACGACTTGGAGAATGAGACTGCTGTGATGCACTTACAGTCTGCTGAGGAGATGGACAGGAAAAAGGAAGAAGAGGCTGACTTAACCAGTTCTAGTGTAACCATGGATACCACTGTAGAAAGCCTAGAAGTATGTATATTAGGAGATGCAGTAGCTAGTGCCAGTGAAACATGCCAAGGCCTAGCAACACCAGTTGTGATCCAAGCAGAAGTGACTCCTGTTTCTCCTGTGTTGTGCTTTTCtgacagtgctgttcaggataACTCAAAGCCTGAGGAACAGACATATTTAAGAAACTCCACAGTGTTGTATTATCAAATAGACCCAAGCTGTGCTGTAGATGTGAACTGCAGCGATAGAGAGGCTGAATATGTGCAAGCACCTGTAGAATCAAGGTACCCAAAGGAAGCCACTGTAGAAAATTTGGTTGCTGCTGCCAGTAGCTCCTTGGCATCTTGTGTGCCTGTCACAGAGCACTTTTCTCTAAACACAGGGACCTCCAATTGCCATAACATCCAATATCCCTCAATAGAAGACTGCACTGTGTTAATAAATGGCAGTAGCAATGTTCACACAGAAAATACTAAGCAGCAGCCCCAATTACATTCAAACTTTCAAGATGGCCATCTCAGGGCTTCTGAGGGGGAGCTTTGTGCATCTGAGCCAACTGTGCAAGGCATGTTTTGCCAGTCTGTAGGTCTGAAAACCCCAGGGGAAACCCCAGCACTGAACCCAGTAATTCTGTAA
- the LOC140191373 gene encoding cysteine/serine-rich nuclear protein 2-like isoform X2, producing the protein MRAKSVRFDQVTVYYFTRRQGFTSVPSQGGSSLGMARHHSCIRRYTLCEFAEEQEHLHRQMLRDHLKEEKLNVRKMKLTKNGTVESEEANVLTIDDVSDDDIDVDSIEVDDYFFLQPLPTKRRRALLRASGVNRIDTEEKHELRAIRSSREECGCDCRFYCDPEVCPCSKAGIKCQVDRMSFPCGCSKDGCANTAGRIEFNPIRVRTHYLHTIMKLELENKQQDLQQQQLSLTVSHSPSDSHMETQDYQEFAAENYDLENETAVMHLQSAEEMDRKKEEEADLTSSSVTMDTTVESLEVCILGDAVASASETCQGLATPVVIQAEVTPVSPVLCFSDSAVQDNSKPEEQTYLRNSTVLYYQIDPSCAVDVNCSDREAEYVQAPVESRYPKEATVENLVAAASSSLASCVPVTEHFSLNTGTSNCHNIQYPSIEDCTVLINGSSNVHTENTKQQPQLHSNFQDGHLRASEGELCASEPTVQGMFCQSVGLKTPGETPALNPVIL; encoded by the exons ATGAGGGCCAAGAGTGTTCGTTTCGACCAAGTCACGGTTTACTACTTCACCCGCCGCCAGGGCTTCACCAGTGTGCCCAGCCAGGGTGGCAGTTCCCTGGGTATGGCCAGACACCACAGTTGTATCCGCAGGTACACACTGTGTGAATTTGCTGAGGAGCAGGAACATCTTCACCGACAAATGCTCCGTGACCACTTGAAAGAGGAGAAGCTTAATGTACGCAAAATGAAG CTGACCAAGAATGGTACGGTTGAGTCGGAGGAGGCCAATGTGCTCACCATTGATGACGTTTCCGATGATGACATTGATGTGGACAGTATTGAGGTAGATGACTATTTCTTTTTACAACCACTACCCACAAAAAGGCGAAGAGCTTTGTTACGTGCATCGGGCGTCAACAGGATTGACACGGAGGAAAAGCACGAGCTACGGGCCATTCGCTCATCCAGGGAGGAATGCGGGTGTGACTGTAGGTTTTACTGTGATCCCGAGGTGTGTCCCTGTAGCAAAGCAGGAATCAAATGCCAG GTGGACAGGATGTCTTTTCCCTGTGGCTGCTCCAAAGATGGCTGCGCCAACACAGCTGGCCGGATAGAGTTTAACCCCATCCGCGTCCGGACTCATTACTTGCACACCATCATGAAGCTGGAACTGGAGAACAAGCAGCAGGACTTGCAACAGCAGCAGCTGTCACTGACCGTCTCCCATTCCCCCAGTGACAGCCACATGGAAACGCAGGACTATCAGGAATTTGCTGCTGAAAATTACGACTTGGAGAATGAGACTGCTGTGATGCACTTACAGTCTGCTGAGGAGATGGACAGGAAAAAGGAAGAAGAGGCTGACTTAACCAGTTCTAGTGTAACCATGGATACCACTGTAGAAAGCCTAGAAGTATGTATATTAGGAGATGCAGTAGCTAGTGCCAGTGAAACATGCCAAGGCCTAGCAACACCAGTTGTGATCCAAGCAGAAGTGACTCCTGTTTCTCCTGTGTTGTGCTTTTCtgacagtgctgttcaggataACTCAAAGCCTGAGGAACAGACATATTTAAGAAACTCCACAGTGTTGTATTATCAAATAGACCCAAGCTGTGCTGTAGATGTGAACTGCAGCGATAGAGAGGCTGAATATGTGCAAGCACCTGTAGAATCAAGGTACCCAAAGGAAGCCACTGTAGAAAATTTGGTTGCTGCTGCCAGTAGCTCCTTGGCATCTTGTGTGCCTGTCACAGAGCACTTTTCTCTAAACACAGGGACCTCCAATTGCCATAACATCCAATATCCCTCAATAGAAGACTGCACTGTGTTAATAAATGGCAGTAGCAATGTTCACACAGAAAATACTAAGCAGCAGCCCCAATTACATTCAAACTTTCAAGATGGCCATCTCAGGGCTTCTGAGGGGGAGCTTTGTGCATCTGAGCCAACTGTGCAAGGCATGTTTTGCCAGTCTGTAGGTCTGAAAACCCCAGGGGAAACCCCAGCACTGAACCCAGTAATTCTGTAA